In Rhodanobacter denitrificans, a single window of DNA contains:
- a CDS encoding DUF58 domain-containing protein: MNAVASHHADGDGRSRVALAELIALRARVGRVRMAPLLSRAARSGQQSSRLYGRGMDYAESRVYQAGDDVRRLDWRLTARSGKLHTKLFQEDREGCLLILLDTHASMRFGTRARFKSVQAARAAAAAAWYAVRAGERVGVMAFGHADQLLRPQAGSRGALAVCGALAEWDAQAASDRLEPLSDALARASRVLHGASRVLLVSDGFSCDASARQRLLDLGRHAGVSVLVVADALELAPAPPGRYPLEHAGERCEVLLQSERQRSDFQRALGAGPARLGELAQSLGLRWNSIDTTADAFDAVSGLLGARRPAR, translated from the coding sequence GTGAACGCCGTCGCTTCACATCACGCGGACGGCGACGGCCGCAGCCGGGTTGCGCTGGCCGAACTGATCGCGCTGCGTGCGCGGGTCGGCCGCGTGCGCATGGCGCCGCTGCTCAGCCGTGCCGCGCGCAGCGGTCAGCAGTCCAGCCGTCTATACGGCCGCGGCATGGACTACGCCGAGTCGCGCGTCTACCAGGCCGGCGACGACGTGCGTCGGCTCGACTGGCGGCTCACCGCGCGCAGCGGCAAGCTGCACACCAAACTGTTCCAGGAAGATCGCGAAGGCTGCCTGCTGATCCTGCTCGATACCCATGCCAGCATGCGTTTCGGCACGCGGGCGCGCTTCAAGTCGGTGCAGGCGGCGCGCGCCGCCGCCGCCGCCGCGTGGTACGCGGTGCGCGCCGGCGAGCGGGTCGGGGTGATGGCGTTTGGCCACGCCGATCAGTTGCTGCGGCCGCAGGCCGGGTCGCGCGGTGCCCTGGCGGTGTGCGGCGCGCTGGCCGAGTGGGATGCACAGGCCGCGTCCGATCGCCTCGAGCCGTTGTCCGATGCGCTGGCCCGTGCCAGTCGCGTGCTGCATGGTGCCAGCCGCGTGCTGCTGGTCAGCGACGGATTCAGCTGCGACGCATCGGCACGGCAGCGCTTGCTCGACCTGGGCCGGCATGCCGGGGTCAGCGTGCTGGTGGTGGCCGATGCGCTGGAACTGGCGCCGGCCCCACCGGGGCGCTACCCGCTGGAGCATGCCGGCGAGCGCTGCGAAGTGCTGCTGCAGTCCGAGCGTCAGCGCAGCGATTTCCAGCGTGCGCTGGGTGCCGGTCCGGCCCGGCTTGGTGAGCTGGCGCAATCGCTGGGCTTGCGCTGGAACAGCATCGACACCACCGCCGATGCGTTCGACGCGGTCAGCGGCCTGCTTGGCGCGCGGAGGCCGGCGCGATGA
- a CDS encoding AAA family ATPase, with product MDMPETPAPSRLQQSFAQLRDDLQQCIIGQPHLIDCLLVALLADGHLLVEGAPGLAKTTAVKALAARIEADFHRVQFTPDLLPADLTGTDVFRPQSGSFEFEHGPLFHNIVLADEINRAPAKVQSALLEAMAEQQITVGRRTWQLPELFMVMATQNPIEQEGTFALPEAQLDRFLMHVTIGYPDAVAELAILKLAREQASRRAHPVAAPPALLSQTDVFAARDAAMAVHMAPALEEYLTQLVLATRDAGRYGPELKRWIAWGGSPRATIALDRCSRAHAWLAGRDYVLPEDVHAIAHEVLRHRVLLSYEAEAEGVRPDQVIDRLLDLVPLP from the coding sequence ATGGATATGCCCGAAACTCCAGCACCAAGCCGCCTGCAACAGTCGTTCGCGCAGCTGCGCGACGACCTGCAGCAATGCATCATCGGCCAGCCGCACCTGATCGACTGCCTGCTGGTGGCCTTGCTGGCCGACGGCCACCTGCTGGTCGAGGGCGCCCCCGGCCTGGCCAAGACCACCGCGGTGAAGGCGCTGGCGGCGCGGATCGAGGCGGATTTCCACCGCGTGCAGTTCACCCCCGACCTGCTGCCGGCCGACCTCACCGGCACCGACGTGTTCCGCCCGCAGTCGGGCAGCTTCGAGTTCGAGCATGGCCCGCTGTTCCACAACATCGTCCTGGCCGACGAGATCAACCGTGCGCCGGCCAAGGTGCAGTCCGCGTTGCTGGAGGCGATGGCCGAGCAGCAGATCACCGTCGGCCGCCGCACTTGGCAGTTGCCCGAACTGTTCATGGTGATGGCGACGCAGAACCCGATCGAGCAGGAAGGCACGTTCGCCCTGCCGGAGGCCCAGCTCGACCGCTTTCTGATGCATGTGACGATCGGCTATCCGGATGCGGTCGCCGAACTGGCGATACTCAAGTTGGCGCGTGAGCAGGCCAGTCGTCGCGCGCATCCGGTTGCCGCGCCACCGGCGTTGCTCAGCCAGACCGACGTGTTCGCCGCGCGCGATGCGGCGATGGCGGTGCACATGGCGCCGGCGCTGGAGGAGTACCTGACCCAGCTGGTGCTGGCCACCCGCGATGCCGGCCGCTACGGGCCGGAACTGAAGCGCTGGATCGCCTGGGGTGGCAGCCCGCGCGCCACCATCGCGCTGGACCGCTGTTCGCGTGCGCACGCGTGGCTGGCCGGTCGCGATTACGTGCTGCCGGAAGACGTGCACGCGATCGCCCACGAAGTGCTGCGGCATCGCGTGCTGCTCAGCTACGAGGCGGAGGCCGAGGGCGTGCGGCCGGACCAGGTGATCGATCGCCTGCTGGATCTCGTGCCGCTGCCGTGA